A genome region from Syntrophaceae bacterium includes the following:
- a CDS encoding phage holin family protein: MAVILIRWLILTAAILAAAYLVEGIVVSGFWSAFFAAAILGFLNVFLKPILIILTLPVNILTLGLFTLVINAGLLKIASALIPGFDVHGFWPAVMGAIIVSVVNWLLGTLIADRGVPGHPAMHGRGGPGTIDLEKKGDRWE; this comes from the coding sequence ATGGCCGTCATCCTGATCCGATGGCTGATCCTCACCGCGGCGATCCTGGCGGCGGCCTACCTCGTCGAGGGGATCGTCGTGTCGGGTTTCTGGTCCGCCTTCTTCGCGGCGGCGATCCTGGGGTTTCTCAATGTCTTCCTCAAGCCCATCCTGATCATCCTGACCCTGCCCGTCAATATTTTGACATTGGGACTGTTCACCCTCGTCATCAACGCGGGGCTGCTCAAGATCGCCTCGGCGCTCATCCCGGGCTTCGACGTCCACGGCTTCTGGCCGGCAGTGATGGGCGCCATCATCGTCAGCGTCGTCAACTGGCTGCTGGGCACGCTGATCGCCGACCGCGGGGTCCCCGGGCACCCGGCGATGCACGGGCGCGGCGGTCCCGGGACAATCGACCTCGAGAAGAAGGGGGACCGCTGGGAATGA
- a CDS encoding GspE/PulE family protein: MEKRKPDKERMPTMETAKMMERLDISSITALSEKLNQRKKLLDITNQIHAAQNIKEILVEHKEGILALFNALLITIYVADKPRNELYSLYLAGSQLKEIRLPISNRSIAGFVANTGRAVNIADAYDKEELKRVDKTLFFDEAWDKQSGYRTTQVLAVPVMHENTLMGVIQIVNRKGGGKFTADEQSLLEEIAEVLGIALYNQHRVSSRRKTRFDYLVNHNLIKDADLEAAFTESRRSNEPIEEILMKRFRISRDDIGRSLEDFYRCRYVHYNAKHPIPDDLLKSLKREYLRRELWVPLERLADGRIRVLVDDPNNILKKDMIENLLKTKAVEYCVSLKEDIIRFINHFYQTQEGEKSFEELLGGEGQLVEDRDDYEENGVSESDSVIMQLVNRIINDGIAQRASDIHIEPNLSRKNVEIRYRIDGSCSLYQTVPYSYRAAIVSRIKIMSNLDITERRLPQDGKIKFRRSNGEEIELRVATLPTAGNLEDVVLRILQKGEMMHLEDMALSPWNYQNLIKLLEKPYGIILCVGPTGSGKTTTLHAGVHRINTPERKIWTIEDPVEITQYGIRQVQVNPKIGLDFARALRAFLRADPDVIMVGEMRDFETAKIGVEASLTGHLVLTTLHTNSAPETIIRLLDMGIDPLNFADSLLGILAQRLARTLCRSCKQAYTPDKDEYDYLAFTYGEEQFAKLNIPYSKDLKFYQPGGCNDCNQTGYRGRVGIHELLVATDNIKRLIAKKASVEDLRQAAIEDGMTTLLQDGIKKVIEGLTDFEQVRRVCIK; encoded by the coding sequence ATGGAAAAGCGAAAACCCGACAAGGAACGGATGCCCACGATGGAAACGGCAAAGATGATGGAGAGGCTCGACATCTCCTCCATAACGGCCCTCTCCGAGAAGCTCAACCAGCGCAAGAAACTGCTCGACATCACCAACCAGATCCACGCCGCACAGAACATCAAGGAGATCCTCGTCGAGCACAAGGAGGGGATCCTCGCCCTCTTCAACGCCCTGCTGATCACGATCTACGTGGCCGACAAGCCGCGCAACGAGCTCTACTCGCTCTACCTGGCGGGCTCGCAGCTCAAGGAGATCCGCCTGCCGATCAGCAACCGAAGCATCGCGGGCTTCGTGGCCAACACGGGCCGCGCCGTCAACATCGCCGATGCCTACGACAAGGAAGAGCTCAAGCGGGTCGACAAGACGCTCTTCTTCGACGAGGCCTGGGACAAGCAGTCGGGCTACCGGACCACCCAGGTGCTCGCCGTGCCCGTCATGCACGAGAACACCCTCATGGGGGTCATCCAGATCGTCAACCGCAAGGGAGGCGGGAAGTTCACGGCCGACGAGCAGAGCCTCCTCGAGGAGATCGCCGAGGTCCTGGGCATCGCCCTGTACAACCAGCACCGCGTCTCCTCGCGGCGCAAGACCCGCTTCGACTACCTCGTCAACCACAACCTCATCAAGGACGCCGACCTGGAGGCCGCCTTCACGGAGTCGCGCCGCAGCAACGAGCCCATCGAGGAGATCCTCATGAAGCGCTTCCGGATCTCCCGGGACGACATCGGGCGGTCCCTGGAGGACTTCTACCGCTGCCGCTACGTCCACTACAACGCGAAGCACCCCATCCCCGACGACCTGCTCAAGAGCCTCAAGCGCGAGTACCTGCGCCGCGAGCTCTGGGTCCCCCTGGAGAGACTTGCCGACGGCCGGATCCGCGTCCTCGTCGACGACCCGAACAACATCCTGAAGAAGGACATGATCGAGAACCTCCTGAAGACGAAGGCCGTCGAGTACTGCGTCTCGCTCAAGGAGGACATCATCCGGTTCATCAACCACTTCTACCAGACGCAGGAGGGGGAGAAGTCCTTCGAGGAGCTCCTGGGAGGCGAGGGCCAGCTCGTCGAGGACCGCGACGACTACGAGGAGAACGGCGTCTCCGAGTCCGACAGCGTGATCATGCAGCTCGTCAACCGCATCATCAACGACGGGATCGCCCAGCGGGCCTCGGACATCCACATCGAGCCCAACCTCAGCCGCAAGAACGTCGAGATCCGCTACCGCATCGACGGCAGCTGCTCGCTCTACCAGACGGTGCCCTACAGCTACCGCGCGGCCATCGTCTCGCGCATCAAGATCATGTCTAACCTCGACATCACGGAGCGCCGTCTCCCCCAGGACGGCAAGATCAAGTTCCGGCGCAGCAACGGCGAGGAGATCGAGCTCCGCGTCGCCACGCTGCCCACGGCGGGCAACCTCGAGGACGTGGTGCTCCGAATCCTCCAGAAGGGCGAGATGATGCACCTCGAGGACATGGCCCTGTCGCCCTGGAACTACCAGAACCTCATCAAGCTCCTCGAGAAGCCCTACGGGATCATCCTGTGCGTGGGGCCCACGGGCTCGGGCAAGACGACGACGCTCCACGCGGGCGTGCACCGCATCAACACGCCGGAGCGCAAGATCTGGACGATCGAGGACCCCGTCGAGATCACCCAGTACGGGATCCGGCAGGTCCAGGTGAACCCCAAGATCGGCCTCGACTTCGCCCGCGCCCTGCGGGCCTTCCTGCGCGCCGACCCCGACGTGATCATGGTCGGCGAGATGCGCGACTTCGAGACGGCCAAGATCGGCGTCGAGGCCTCGCTGACGGGCCACCTCGTGCTCACGACGCTGCACACCAACAGCGCCCCCGAGACGATCATCCGCCTGCTCGACATGGGCATCGACCCCCTGAACTTCGCCGACTCGCTGCTGGGCATCCTGGCCCAGCGGCTCGCCCGGACGCTGTGCCGCAGCTGCAAGCAGGCCTACACGCCCGACAAGGACGAGTACGACTACCTGGCCTTTACCTACGGCGAGGAGCAGTTCGCGAAGCTCAACATCCCCTACTCCAAGGATCTCAAGTTCTACCAGCCCGGGGGCTGCAACGACTGCAATCAGACGGGCTACCGCGGTCGCGTGGGCATCCACGAGCTCCTGGTGGCCACGGACAACATCAAGCGGCTCATCGCGAAAAAGGCGTCCGTCGAGGACCTGCGGCAAGCGGCGATCGAGGACGGGATGACCACGCTGCTCCAGGACGGCATCAAGAAGGTCATCGAGGGCCTCACGGACTTTGAGCAGGTCCGGAGGGTGTGCATAAAATAA
- the rlmN gene encoding 23S rRNA (adenine(2503)-C(2))-methyltransferase RlmN, whose translation MQLADLKNMTLEEIEAFVAELGKEKYRARQIMKWIYQQGASSFEEMTNLSKEFRAEMAKKARIGSLEIVRTETSGDTTKKILFRLEDGLLVESVLIPGAGHWTLCVSTQAGCRMGCAFCYTARSGFHRNLRASEIVDQIVQAKFRTEEGRGINNLVLMGMGEPLDNYDSVLKAIAIITSDYGLSLSTRKITLSTCGIAPGIERLGRESAVNLAVSLNAPDDRRRSELMPINRKYPIEALVRACKSYPMPRRRRITFEYILIAGVNDSPADAKLLVKTFGGLRCKFNLIAFNEFPGSPFKAPDPKAIEAFRKVLVDHHFTAVLRQSRGKDILAACGQLSGKHREEMEGEKVRS comes from the coding sequence ATGCAATTAGCCGATCTGAAAAACATGACCCTCGAGGAGATCGAGGCCTTCGTTGCCGAGCTGGGGAAGGAGAAATACCGCGCCCGGCAGATCATGAAGTGGATCTACCAGCAGGGGGCCTCGTCGTTCGAGGAGATGACGAACCTCTCCAAGGAGTTCCGGGCCGAGATGGCGAAAAAGGCCCGGATCGGCAGCCTCGAGATCGTCCGGACGGAGACCTCCGGGGACACGACGAAGAAGATCCTCTTCCGCCTCGAGGACGGCCTGCTCGTCGAGAGCGTCCTCATCCCCGGCGCGGGCCACTGGACGCTCTGCGTCTCGACCCAGGCGGGCTGCCGCATGGGGTGCGCCTTCTGCTACACGGCCCGCTCGGGCTTCCACCGCAACCTCCGGGCCTCGGAGATCGTCGACCAGATCGTGCAGGCGAAGTTCCGTACCGAGGAAGGCAGGGGCATCAACAACCTCGTCCTCATGGGCATGGGCGAGCCGCTGGACAACTACGACAGCGTCCTGAAAGCCATCGCCATCATCACGTCGGATTACGGGCTCTCGCTGTCGACGCGCAAGATCACCCTGTCGACCTGCGGCATCGCCCCCGGCATCGAGCGGCTCGGGAGGGAGTCGGCGGTCAACCTCGCCGTCTCGCTCAACGCCCCCGACGACCGGCGGCGCAGCGAGCTGATGCCGATCAACAGGAAATACCCCATCGAGGCCCTCGTCCGCGCCTGCAAGAGCTACCCCATGCCGAGGCGAAGGCGCATCACCTTCGAGTACATCCTCATCGCCGGCGTCAACGACTCGCCCGCCGACGCGAAACTCCTCGTGAAAACCTTCGGGGGCCTGCGCTGCAAGTTCAACCTCATCGCCTTCAACGAGTTCCCGGGCTCCCCCTTCAAGGCGCCGGACCCGAAGGCGATCGAGGCCTTCCGGAAGGTCCTCGTCGATCACCACTTCACGGCCGTCCTGCGCCAGAGCCGCGGCAAGGACATCCTTGCCGCCTGCGGCCAGCTCTCGGGGAAGCACCGGGAAGAGATGGAAGGTGAGAAGGTGAGAAGTTGA
- the mutS gene encoding DNA mismatch repair protein MutS, whose translation MSSLTPAMRQYLEIKARYPDCILFFRMGDFYEMFFEDAVLASKLLDITLTSRDKGKEDSVPLCGFPWHAASSYIARLIAKGHKVAICEQMEDPRLAKGVVKREVVRVVTPGLVLDPDSLEAKQNNFLAGIALRGEAFGLAFLDVSTGEFRATELRDRAAFLDEVIRHGFREIVLEEGSRDPLLETVLSRELEGCVINRFPRDWFEPEAALAILGEHVGAESVARLEPESRPALIAAAGAVLRYVRETQKEGLGHINEITAYRSESFLVLDETAKRNLELFVTTQGGTKEGTLFHVLDETMTAMGGRRLRWWLAYPLLDAARIRDRLAAVGEIREAHLVRRDLRKALAGLYDMERLGARISLGVANGRDLAALRASLRTLPGLKALLAAFETPVLAAIREGIDEMPETLELLERAIVDEPPLALREGGIIREGFDAELDRILSIARDGKSWIAALEEKERRRTGISNLRVGFNNVFGYYIEVTKSQTGSVPADYIRKQTLVNAERYINEELKEYEQTVLHAEERRREREYDLFVQIRERVAGRIRQIQRSAAALADLDALAALAEVAEKYNYVRPAVDEGDVIEIRDGRHPVVERMPLAEGFVPNDVYMDRGANRLLVITGPNMAGKSTYIRQVAHIVILAQMGSFVPAAEARIGLVDRVFTRVGAADVLAKGQSTFMVEMTEVAHILRHATPRSLILLDEVGRGTSTFDGLSIAWAVAEHIHDAPHLGSRTLFATHYHQLTDLALTREGVANYYIAVKEWGERIIFLRRIMRGKANRSYGIQVARLAGVPDEVIARAREVLENLEKGELDEVGMPTLARGRRGARRPSAGQLSLFADEESLVLEEIASTDVDALTPLEAMNRIAQWRERLTKK comes from the coding sequence ATGAGTTCCCTCACGCCCGCCATGCGGCAGTACCTGGAGATCAAGGCCCGGTACCCCGACTGCATCCTCTTCTTCCGCATGGGCGACTTCTACGAGATGTTCTTCGAGGACGCCGTGCTGGCCTCGAAGCTCCTCGACATCACGCTCACATCCCGCGACAAGGGGAAGGAGGACAGCGTGCCGCTCTGCGGCTTCCCCTGGCACGCGGCGTCGTCCTACATCGCCAGGCTCATCGCGAAGGGGCACAAGGTGGCCATCTGCGAGCAGATGGAGGACCCGCGCCTCGCCAAGGGGGTGGTGAAGCGCGAGGTGGTCCGCGTCGTCACCCCGGGGCTCGTCCTCGACCCCGACAGCCTCGAGGCCAAGCAGAACAACTTCCTCGCCGGCATCGCCTTGCGGGGCGAGGCGTTCGGGCTTGCCTTCCTCGACGTCTCGACGGGCGAGTTCCGGGCCACGGAGTTGCGCGACCGCGCAGCCTTTCTCGACGAGGTGATCCGCCACGGGTTCCGGGAGATCGTCCTGGAGGAGGGCTCCAGGGACCCGCTGCTGGAGACGGTCCTGTCGCGCGAGCTCGAGGGCTGCGTGATCAACCGCTTCCCCCGGGACTGGTTCGAGCCGGAGGCCGCCCTCGCCATCCTGGGAGAGCACGTCGGCGCCGAGTCGGTCGCGCGGCTCGAGCCGGAGAGCCGCCCCGCCCTGATCGCCGCCGCCGGGGCGGTCCTGCGCTACGTCCGGGAGACCCAGAAGGAGGGCCTCGGGCACATCAACGAGATCACGGCCTACCGCTCGGAGAGCTTTCTCGTCCTCGACGAGACGGCGAAGCGAAACCTCGAGCTCTTCGTCACGACCCAGGGGGGCACGAAGGAGGGGACCCTCTTCCACGTCCTCGACGAGACGATGACGGCCATGGGTGGGCGGCGGCTGCGGTGGTGGCTCGCCTACCCCCTGCTCGACGCGGCCCGGATCCGGGACCGGCTCGCCGCCGTGGGCGAGATCCGCGAGGCCCACCTCGTGCGCCGGGACCTGCGCAAGGCCCTGGCGGGGCTCTACGACATGGAGCGGCTCGGGGCCCGGATCTCCCTCGGGGTGGCCAACGGGAGGGACCTGGCGGCCCTCCGGGCCTCGCTGCGGACCCTGCCGGGGCTCAAGGCCCTCCTGGCCGCATTCGAGACCCCCGTGCTGGCCGCGATCCGCGAGGGGATCGACGAGATGCCCGAGACGCTGGAGCTGCTCGAGCGGGCCATCGTCGACGAGCCGCCGCTCGCTCTGCGCGAGGGGGGGATCATCCGGGAGGGCTTCGACGCGGAGCTCGACCGGATCCTGTCGATCGCGCGCGACGGGAAGTCGTGGATCGCCGCCCTCGAGGAAAAGGAGCGCCGGAGGACCGGGATCTCCAACCTCCGCGTGGGCTTCAACAATGTCTTCGGTTATTACATCGAGGTGACGAAGTCGCAGACGGGCTCGGTCCCCGCCGATTACATCCGCAAGCAGACCCTCGTCAACGCCGAGCGCTACATCAACGAGGAGCTCAAGGAGTACGAGCAGACCGTCCTGCACGCCGAGGAGAGGCGCCGCGAGCGCGAGTACGACCTCTTCGTGCAGATCCGCGAGCGCGTGGCGGGCCGGATCCGGCAGATCCAGAGAAGCGCCGCGGCGCTGGCCGATCTCGACGCCCTCGCGGCGCTGGCCGAGGTGGCCGAGAAGTACAACTACGTCCGCCCCGCCGTCGACGAGGGCGACGTCATCGAGATCCGCGACGGCCGGCACCCCGTGGTGGAGCGGATGCCGCTGGCCGAGGGCTTCGTGCCCAACGACGTGTACATGGACCGGGGGGCCAACCGCCTGCTCGTGATCACCGGGCCCAACATGGCGGGCAAGTCCACCTACATCCGCCAGGTCGCCCACATCGTCATCCTGGCCCAGATGGGCAGCTTCGTGCCGGCCGCCGAGGCGCGCATCGGCCTCGTGGACCGGGTCTTCACGCGCGTGGGGGCCGCCGACGTCCTCGCCAAGGGGCAGAGCACCTTCATGGTGGAGATGACGGAGGTGGCCCACATCCTGCGCCACGCGACCCCCCGGAGCCTCATCTTGCTCGACGAGGTGGGGCGGGGGACGAGCACCTTCGACGGCCTCAGCATCGCCTGGGCCGTGGCCGAGCACATCCACGACGCGCCGCATCTCGGGTCGCGCACCCTCTTCGCCACGCACTACCACCAGCTCACGGACCTGGCCCTGACGCGCGAGGGCGTGGCGAATTACTACATCGCCGTCAAGGAGTGGGGCGAGCGGATCATCTTCCTGCGCCGGATCATGAGGGGGAAGGCCAACCGCAGCTACGGCATCCAGGTGGCCCGACTGGCCGGCGTGCCCGACGAGGTCATCGCGCGGGCGAGGGAGGTGCTCGAGAACCTCGAGAAGGGCGAGCTCGACGAGGTCGGCATGCCGACTCTGGCGCGGGGCCGCAGGGGCGCAAGGCGCCCGTCGGCGGGCCAGCTCAGCCTCTTCGCCGACGAGGAGAGCCTCGTTCTCGAGGAGATCGCATCGACGGACGTCGATGCGCTGACGCCCCTCGAGGCGATGAACCGGATCGCGCAGTGGAGGGAGAGGCTCACAAAGAAATAG
- a CDS encoding NADP-dependent isocitrate dehydrogenase produces MAFSKIIVKTPIVEMDGDEMTRVMWAMVKEKLILPWLNVQLEYYDLHVKHRDDTDDRVTVEAAEAILRHGVGVKCATITPNQDRVAEYGLKKMWKSPNGTIRSMLDGTVFRKPIFVKNIRPFVSSWKRPIVIGRHAYGDVYDNSEMPVPCAGTAVLMFTPAPGGASAWQKIADFKGPGILQGIHNTDESIRNFARACFAFALDEKIDLWFSTKDTVSKIYDARFRDIFQQEYDERWRTAFEAAGLEYFFTLIDDAAARVIRSEGGFLWALKNYDGDVMSDLVAAASGSLAMMTSVLVSPKGCFEYEAAHGTVQRHYYKHLKGEETSTNSMALIFAWTGGLRKRGQLDGTPEVVRFADALERAAIGTVESGVMTGDLLAVAKKSAKNRRVTTEGFIDAIAERLQRSLARKNKK; encoded by the coding sequence ATGGCGTTCAGTAAGATCATCGTGAAAACCCCCATCGTCGAGATGGACGGCGACGAGATGACGCGCGTCATGTGGGCGATGGTGAAGGAAAAGCTCATCCTCCCCTGGCTCAACGTGCAGCTGGAGTACTACGACCTGCACGTCAAGCACCGCGACGACACGGACGACCGGGTCACCGTGGAGGCGGCCGAGGCCATCCTGCGGCACGGCGTGGGCGTCAAGTGCGCCACGATCACCCCCAACCAGGACCGCGTGGCCGAGTACGGCCTCAAGAAGATGTGGAAGAGCCCCAACGGCACGATCCGCTCGATGCTCGACGGGACGGTCTTCCGCAAGCCCATCTTCGTGAAGAACATCCGGCCCTTCGTGTCGAGCTGGAAGCGGCCCATCGTGATCGGCCGGCACGCCTACGGGGACGTCTACGACAACTCGGAGATGCCCGTCCCCTGCGCGGGCACGGCGGTGCTGATGTTCACGCCCGCCCCCGGGGGCGCCTCGGCCTGGCAGAAGATCGCCGACTTCAAGGGGCCGGGCATCCTGCAGGGCATCCACAACACCGACGAGTCGATCCGGAACTTCGCCCGCGCCTGCTTCGCCTTCGCCCTGGACGAGAAGATCGACCTGTGGTTCAGCACGAAGGACACGGTCTCCAAGATCTACGACGCGCGGTTCCGCGACATCTTCCAGCAGGAGTACGACGAGCGCTGGAGGACGGCATTCGAGGCGGCGGGCCTCGAGTACTTCTTCACCCTCATCGACGACGCGGCGGCGCGGGTGATCCGCTCCGAGGGCGGCTTCCTCTGGGCCCTGAAGAACTACGACGGCGACGTCATGTCGGACCTCGTCGCGGCGGCGAGCGGCAGCCTCGCCATGATGACCTCCGTCCTCGTTTCGCCGAAGGGCTGCTTCGAGTACGAGGCCGCACACGGCACCGTGCAGCGACACTACTACAAGCACCTCAAGGGGGAGGAGACCTCGACGAACTCGATGGCCCTCATCTTCGCCTGGACGGGCGGCCTGCGCAAGCGCGGCCAGCTCGACGGCACGCCCGAGGTCGTCCGCTTCGCCGACGCCCTCGAGCGGGCGGCGATCGGCACGGTGGAGTCCGGCGTCATGACGGGCGACCTGCTGGCCGTGGCGAAAAAGAGCGCGAAGAACCGCAGGGTGACAACGGAGGGCTTCATCGACGCCATCGCCGAGCGGCTGCAGCGCAGCCTTGCACGAAAGAACAAGAAATAG
- a CDS encoding low molecular weight protein arginine phosphatase, producing the protein MEVDSVTAQAAPKKILFVCSGNLCRSFMAERVFRSLLRRTGLSGVQAASAGLLDLGGAEADPRAAALLREKGIEANGHRSRSLSAAMVDGADWVLVMEEAQRDEVLRRHPAAVGKVRLLKSFAAPGGGDGLDIRDPYGMTAYHYRTCFAEIYFSLEGLLRCIWNTGGSRPSPTKSSPT; encoded by the coding sequence ATGGAAGTCGATTCCGTGACGGCGCAAGCGGCCCCGAAGAAAATCCTGTTTGTCTGCTCGGGCAACCTGTGCCGGAGCTTCATGGCCGAGCGGGTGTTCCGGTCGCTCCTGCGGCGGACGGGACTGAGCGGCGTGCAGGCGGCCTCGGCCGGCCTGCTCGATCTCGGCGGCGCAGAGGCCGACCCGCGGGCCGCGGCCCTCCTCCGGGAGAAGGGCATCGAGGCCAACGGGCACCGGTCCCGGTCGCTGTCGGCCGCGATGGTCGATGGGGCCGACTGGGTCCTCGTCATGGAGGAGGCCCAGCGGGACGAGGTGCTGAGGCGCCATCCCGCCGCGGTCGGCAAGGTCCGGCTGCTCAAGTCCTTCGCCGCGCCGGGCGGCGGCGACGGGCTCGACATCCGGGACCCCTACGGGATGACGGCCTATCACTACCGGACCTGTTTTGCGGAGATCTATTTCTCCCTGGAAGGACTGCTTCGATGTATCTGGAACACTGGGGGCTCGAGACCTTCCCCTACGAAATCGTCCCCGACCTGA
- a CDS encoding aconitate hydratase produces the protein MQVGRYYASSIFSRREEHVVGKTLTHKLIEAHLVAGRIEPGTEIGIHIDQTLTQDATGTMAYLQFEAMGIGRVRTELSMSYIDHNTIQIGFENADDHRYLQSVARRYGIRLSRAGNGICHQVHLERFGRPGKTLLGSDSHTSTCGALGMLAIGAGGLDVALAMAGEPFFLTCPRVVRVNLTGKLPPWVSAKDVILKLLEIFTTRGNVGRVFEYGGDGLAGLTVPERATIANMGAELGLTTSVFPSDGMTRRFLAAEQREADWVELAADPDAEYEKVVDIDLAGLVPLAAKPHSPDNIGTVREIAGIPVDQVCIGSCTNSSYRELATVARILRGRVAHPRVSLIVTPGSRQVLENLARDGYLADLLAAGARLTESTCGFCIGGSHSPGSRGVSLRTSNRNFHGRSGTEDAEVYLVSPETAAAAAVTGVITDPRDLGMDFPAVPMPERFRVDDCMILEPAPPEKAASVEILRGPNIGSPPENGPLPGSLDGEVTIKVGDKITTDHIMPAGARMKYRSNIRRYADFVFEGLDPTFSSRAAKIRDNGRHNVIVAGQSYGQGSSREHAALCPMYLGVKAVIAKSYERIHAANLINFGVLPLVFENESEYNLLDQGDGLEIAGLRDAIGSGGPLTVRNTTKGRSFTVTCTLSERQRRIVLAGGALNLVKGKKTE, from the coding sequence ATGCAGGTTGGGCGGTATTATGCCTCTTCTATTTTTTCGAGACGAGAGGAACACGTCGTGGGGAAAACCCTGACACACAAGCTCATCGAGGCCCACCTGGTTGCGGGGCGGATCGAACCCGGCACCGAGATCGGCATCCATATCGACCAGACCCTCACGCAGGACGCCACGGGCACCATGGCCTACCTGCAGTTCGAGGCCATGGGCATCGGGCGGGTGCGCACGGAACTCTCGATGAGCTACATCGACCACAACACGATCCAGATCGGCTTCGAGAACGCCGACGACCACCGATACCTGCAATCCGTCGCCCGCCGCTACGGCATCCGCCTCTCGCGTGCGGGAAACGGCATCTGTCACCAGGTCCACCTCGAGAGGTTCGGCAGGCCGGGAAAGACCCTCCTGGGCTCCGACAGCCACACCTCCACCTGCGGGGCCCTGGGCATGCTCGCCATCGGGGCCGGAGGGCTCGACGTGGCGCTCGCCATGGCCGGCGAGCCCTTCTTCCTGACCTGTCCCCGGGTGGTGCGCGTCAACCTCACGGGGAAGCTCCCGCCCTGGGTCTCGGCCAAGGACGTGATCCTGAAGCTCCTGGAGATCTTCACGACCCGGGGCAACGTGGGCCGCGTTTTCGAGTATGGGGGCGACGGGCTCGCCGGCCTGACCGTCCCCGAGCGGGCCACCATCGCTAACATGGGGGCCGAGCTGGGACTGACGACATCCGTCTTCCCCAGTGACGGGATGACGCGGCGCTTCCTGGCGGCCGAGCAGCGGGAGGCCGACTGGGTCGAGCTGGCCGCCGACCCCGACGCGGAGTATGAAAAGGTGGTCGACATCGACCTTGCGGGGCTCGTCCCGCTGGCCGCGAAGCCCCACAGCCCGGACAACATCGGCACGGTGCGGGAGATCGCCGGCATCCCCGTGGACCAGGTCTGCATCGGCAGCTGCACGAACTCCTCGTACCGGGAGCTCGCCACGGTGGCCCGCATCCTTCGCGGCCGCGTGGCCCATCCCCGGGTGAGCCTGATCGTCACGCCCGGCTCGCGGCAGGTGCTCGAGAACCTGGCCCGCGACGGCTACCTCGCGGACCTGCTGGCCGCGGGGGCGAGGCTCACGGAGAGCACCTGCGGCTTCTGCATCGGCGGCAGCCACAGCCCCGGCTCGAGGGGCGTGTCGCTGCGCACCTCGAACCGCAACTTCCACGGCCGCTCGGGCACGGAGGATGCCGAGGTCTACCTCGTGAGCCCCGAGACGGCCGCGGCGGCCGCCGTCACGGGTGTCATCACGGACCCGAGGGACCTCGGCATGGACTTTCCCGCCGTGCCCATGCCGGAGCGGTTCCGCGTGGACGACTGCATGATCCTCGAGCCCGCCCCCCCGGAAAAGGCGGCCTCCGTCGAGATCCTCCGCGGGCCCAACATCGGCAGCCCGCCGGAGAACGGGCCGCTGCCCGGGAGCCTCGACGGCGAGGTCACCATCAAGGTGGGCGACAAGATCACGACGGACCACATCATGCCCGCCGGGGCCCGGATGAAGTACCGCTCCAACATCCGCCGCTACGCCGATTTCGTCTTCGAGGGGCTTGACCCCACGTTCTCTTCCCGGGCGGCGAAGATCCGCGACAACGGGCGCCACAACGTCATCGTGGCCGGCCAGTCCTACGGCCAGGGCTCGTCGCGGGAGCACGCGGCGCTGTGCCCCATGTACCTGGGCGTCAAGGCCGTCATCGCGAAGAGCTACGAGCGCATCCACGCGGCCAACCTCATCAACTTCGGGGTCCTGCCGCTGGTCTTCGAGAACGAATCGGAGTACAACCTTCTCGACCAGGGCGACGGCCTCGAGATCGCCGGCCTTCGCGACGCCATCGGGTCCGGGGGCCCCCTGACGGTCCGAAACACCACCAAGGGGCGCAGCTTCACCGTCACCTGCACGCTCTCCGAGCGGCAGAGGCGGATCGTGCTGGCCGGCGGGGCGCTCAACCTGGTGAAAGGGAAAAAGACAGAATGA